GTGCTCCGAGACAACCGATTGCGGGAGGAGCGCGCTTCAGACTTGCGCAAACGCATGACAGCGCCCGCATCTCCATCACCACCGTCGACCGGCCGGGCTTGCAGGAACAGTTTTTTTTCCAGACCGCAACTGATCTCGCGCTCGATAGGCTCGTTGCAATGCCGAATCTCTTGGGCATAACCCGCCAACACTGCGTAGTCACTCTGATCAAGCATCTGCATCGCGCTGCGGCTGGCGATGGTGGTCTTTCCGTCCATGGCGATCACCGCATCGGTGCCCCGCTTGCGCAATTCACGCAGATATTCGGACAACAGCAACTGTTCACGCGCAGCCAGGCTGGCGGCCAACGCACTATTGATCTGAGATGCCGCCCCCTGAAGGATCAGCAGAATCGAACGTGGATCCATACCGATCACGAGTCGCTCGGGAAACGCAAGGCTCAGGACCCCGCGGATAGAGCGTCGCAGCGGGTCGCGGATCGGTACCGAGGTGCAATACATATCTTGCAGTGCATCATTGAAGTGCTCGGCGCCCCAAACCTGGACGGCACCACCTTCTTCAATCGCTGTGCCCTCCGAATTCGTGCCGATCTGATCTTCGGACATGCAGCCCCCCAGGATCGGGAAACTCTTCTCCGCACGCTTAACCATCATTGGGTCGCCACGAAAATCAGCGATGGTCCCCATTGAATCGGCCAGGGTCACAATGCCTTGTGATTCCACACACAAGCGTTCAAGCTCGTCAAGAATGGGCCGTGCCGTTTGTAAAATCCTGTCATCCAGGTGCGGCTTGGCGACCAGTTCCATGGTTTTTTGAGCAGGGCTGACCTGACATAGCGCGCTGCGTTGCCACGATCTTGCGATTACCGGGCGTAGCGTGGACAAATCGGTATGCAGGGGGTCACATAGGAATTTTTCTCTGAGCGTGATAATGGCAGATTTAGTAAGTGAACCTGCGGCAACTTCGTGCCGCTTGTTAGTCATTTTAGGGTTCATGTCAATTCTCCGCTCTTGAGAGGCAAGCAAGGCAGTGCAGACCGGCTTTACGCTTGGCGCAGACCTCAAGGGTGTACCGTCCCCCCTCAAGTTCCTGATGAATTGCTCCTCTGCCTAGGTTGAGTTAAACGTCCGCTGACCCTATTCGTCAGAACCCTTCGCAAGTATTCGTTGGGGATGAAACGAGTGGCTGTTGGCGGACGCTGAACCCGAGTAGCTGGCGAAGTGATCTATGAGCAATTGTGATGCCAGACCACACAAGGCCGGTTTGTCTCTATTACTGAGCGGTATAGCCGCCGTC
This genomic interval from Pseudomonas alvandae contains the following:
- a CDS encoding sigma-54-dependent Fis family transcriptional regulator gives rise to the protein MNPKMTNKRHEVAAGSLTKSAIITLREKFLCDPLHTDLSTLRPVIARSWQRSALCQVSPAQKTMELVAKPHLDDRILQTARPILDELERLCVESQGIVTLADSMGTIADFRGDPMMVKRAEKSFPILGGCMSEDQIGTNSEGTAIEEGGAVQVWGAEHFNDALQDMYCTSVPIRDPLRRSIRGVLSLAFPERLVIGMDPRSILLILQGAASQINSALAASLAAREQLLLSEYLRELRKRGTDAVIAMDGKTTIASRSAMQMLDQSDYAVLAGYAQEIRHCNEPIEREISCGLEKKLFLQARPVDGGDGDAGAVMRLRKSEARSSRNRLSRSTGSKGQFEQLIGNSSSFKRAIEGAATAAARGISAYIVGETGTGKLLLANALAGRMGVPIRTHQCTALSLDNRLNIQQVSDDLANGGAVVFHRIDSLPTLFRDQLTLLLSGLDQPKVFMTFATVTDDMLPLISSMQGIEIQMPSLRIRRDDIPLLVDHFLNASPQPRRVSSRLLEVLAGAEWPGNVRQLKEVVEAAALKATGIEVRLDDLTEVHRRALARIRLSRLQRAELEQIREALIEAGGNRLRAAEILRIGRSTLYRKIDSYTVRGFEIEVRS